From one Butyricimonas faecihominis genomic stretch:
- the rpsJ gene encoding 30S ribosomal protein S10 — MSQKIRIKLKSYDHNLVDKSAEKIVKTVKATGAVVSGPIPLPTHKGIFTVNRSTFVNKKSREQFLVCTFKRLIDIYSSTAGTIDALMKLELPSGVEVEIKV, encoded by the coding sequence ATGAGCCAAAAAATCAGAATTAAGTTGAAATCTTACGATCACAACTTGGTTGACAAGTCTGCAGAGAAGATTGTAAAGACAGTGAAGGCTACCGGAGCAGTGGTAAGTGGTCCGATTCCACTTCCTACTCACAAGGGAATTTTTACTGTAAATCGCTCTACGTTCGTGAACAAAAAGAGCCGCGAGCAATTCTTGGTATGCACGTTCAAAAGATTAATCGACATCTACAGTTCAACTGCAGGTACGATTGACGCCTTGATGAAACTTGAATTACCGAGTGGTGTTGAAGTAGAGATTAAAGTTTGA
- the rplD gene encoding 50S ribosomal protein L4 — translation MELSVLNIAGQETGRKVELNDAIFGIEPNEHAIYLDVKQFLANNRQGTHKSKQRNEISGSTRKLKKQKGTGGARAGGIKNPLFRGGGRVFGPVPRDYSFKLNKKLKRLARKSALSVKAASNAVTIVEDLNFEAPKTKQMIQLFNNLKLDNRNILLVTNDMNNNVLLSARNLQYVDVMRVSDLATYNIMRAKSLVFVESSVQGLNEMFNLNEE, via the coding sequence ATGGAGTTAAGTGTATTAAACATTGCCGGACAAGAGACAGGCAGGAAGGTAGAGTTAAACGACGCTATCTTCGGGATTGAGCCTAACGAGCACGCTATTTATCTTGATGTAAAGCAGTTTTTAGCGAACAACCGCCAAGGGACCCACAAGTCAAAACAAAGAAATGAAATTTCCGGTAGTACCCGCAAGCTGAAAAAGCAAAAAGGTACCGGTGGCGCCCGTGCAGGTGGTATCAAGAACCCTCTGTTTAGAGGAGGGGGTAGAGTGTTTGGACCCGTACCAAGAGATTATAGCTTCAAATTGAACAAGAAGCTGAAAAGATTGGCCCGTAAATCAGCATTATCTGTAAAAGCCGCTTCTAATGCGGTGACTATTGTCGAGGATCTCAATTTCGAGGCACCGAAAACAAAACAGATGATTCAGCTGTTTAACAACCTGAAATTAGATAACCGTAACATCCTGTTGGTTACCAATGACATGAACAATAACGTTCTGTTGTCAGCTCGTAACTTGCAATACGTGGATGTGATGAGAGTTAGCGATCTTGCAACTTACAATATCATGAGAGCTAAGAGTCTCGTGTTCGTTGAAAGTTCAGTGCAGGGCCTAAATGAAATGTTCAATCTTAATGAAGAGTAA
- the rplW gene encoding 50S ribosomal protein L23 yields the protein MQVIVKPILSEKMTALTDKQNRVAFVVSKAANKLEIKRAVEAMYSVTVKSVNTMVYQGDAKSRYTKAGVISGRTASFKKAIVTLAEGDSIDFFSNI from the coding sequence ATGCAAGTAATTGTGAAGCCCATTTTGTCAGAGAAAATGACTGCATTGACTGACAAGCAGAACAGAGTAGCATTCGTTGTTAGCAAAGCAGCGAATAAATTAGAGATTAAGAGAGCAGTTGAAGCGATGTATAGCGTGACCGTGAAATCTGTGAACACGATGGTGTACCAAGGAGATGCTAAATCTCGTTACACGAAAGCAGGTGTTATTTCCGGAAGAACCGCTTCCTTCAAGAAAGCAATTGTGACCTTAGCAGAAGGTGATAGTATTGATTTTTTTAGCAATATTTAA
- the rplB gene encoding 50S ribosomal protein L2, which yields MAVRKLNPVTPGQRHKVAITFDQLTTDRPEKSLLGPKSKTGGRNNTGKMTMRYIGGGHKQRYRIIDFKRDKDNVPARVATIEYDPNRTARIALLVYADGEKRYIVAPDGLQVGQTVMSGAGVAPEVGNALFLSEIPLGTIIHNIELRPQQGAVMARSAGSYAQLVAREGKYASIKLPSGEVRMVLLTCRATVGTVSNSDHALERSGKAGRTRWLGRRPRVRGVVMNPVDHPMGGGEGRASGGHPRSRKGLLAKGYKTRAPKKHSSKYIIERRKK from the coding sequence ATGGCTGTAAGAAAATTAAACCCTGTAACTCCTGGTCAGAGACATAAGGTAGCGATTACCTTTGATCAGTTGACTACAGATAGACCTGAGAAATCATTGTTAGGACCAAAGAGTAAAACTGGTGGACGTAACAACACCGGTAAAATGACAATGAGATATATAGGTGGTGGTCATAAACAAAGATACAGAATAATAGATTTCAAACGCGACAAGGATAATGTTCCGGCTCGTGTTGCAACGATCGAGTACGATCCCAATCGTACGGCGAGAATTGCTCTATTAGTGTATGCAGATGGAGAAAAACGTTACATCGTGGCACCGGACGGTTTGCAAGTTGGTCAAACCGTGATGAGTGGTGCAGGTGTTGCTCCGGAAGTTGGAAATGCATTGTTCTTATCTGAAATCCCATTAGGTACAATCATTCATAACATCGAGTTAAGACCGCAACAAGGAGCCGTGATGGCTCGTAGCGCCGGTTCTTACGCTCAGTTAGTAGCAAGAGAAGGGAAATACGCTTCAATCAAGTTACCTTCTGGTGAAGTCCGTATGGTGCTGTTAACCTGTCGTGCAACTGTTGGTACGGTGTCAAACTCCGACCACGCACTGGAACGTTCAGGTAAAGCAGGTCGTACTCGCTGGTTAGGCCGCAGACCTCGCGTGAGAGGTGTCGTAATGAACCCGGTTGATCACCCGATGGGTGGTGGTGAAGGCCGCGCTTCAGGAGGACATCCTCGTTCAAGAAAAGGCTTGTTGGCTAAGGGTTACAAGACTAGAGCTCCTAAGAAACACTCTAGCA
- the rplC gene encoding 50S ribosomal protein L3: MPGLIGKKVGMTSVFSAEGKSIPCTVIEAGPCVVTQVKTIEKDGYTAIQLGFDDKKEKNTTKPLSGHFKKAGTTPKRKLVEFSGYDVEYKLGDVIDVNLFEGTEYVDVVGTSKGKGFQGVVKRHGFAGVGEATHGQHNRQRKPGSIGACSTPSRVFKGMRMGGQTGGDRITVQNLEVLKVIPENNLLLVKGSIPGAKGSYVIIEK; the protein is encoded by the coding sequence ATGCCAGGTTTAATTGGAAAAAAAGTCGGAATGACTTCCGTATTCAGTGCCGAGGGAAAAAGTATTCCATGCACTGTGATTGAGGCCGGTCCATGTGTTGTAACCCAAGTAAAGACTATCGAGAAAGACGGTTACACAGCAATTCAGTTGGGTTTTGATGACAAAAAAGAGAAAAACACAACCAAACCGCTAAGTGGACACTTTAAAAAGGCAGGCACAACTCCGAAAAGAAAACTCGTGGAATTTTCAGGGTATGATGTCGAGTACAAGTTAGGTGATGTAATTGACGTGAACTTGTTCGAAGGAACAGAGTACGTTGATGTAGTCGGGACTAGTAAAGGAAAAGGTTTCCAAGGTGTTGTGAAACGCCATGGATTTGCCGGAGTAGGAGAGGCTACTCACGGTCAGCACAACCGTCAAAGAAAACCGGGATCTATCGGTGCTTGTTCTACACCGTCACGCGTGTTCAAAGGAATGCGTATGGGTGGACAAACAGGTGGTGACAGAATAACGGTTCAGAACTTGGAAGTGCTGAAAGTGATACCTGAAAATAATTTGTTATTGGTGAAGGGTTCTATCCCCGGAGCTAAAGGTTCATACGTAATTATCGAGAAGTAA